CCGGACGGCTCGCGCGCGTACGTCAGCGTGTACAACGACGACAAGACCATCAATCTGGTCGTCGTCATCAATACCCGGACCACCAAGGCGCTGACCGAGGTCCCGGTCGAGAAGAAGCCGTACGCGCTGGCCGTCACCCCGGACGGCACGTCGGTCTGGGTGCCCAGCCACGACGCCGGCGCCCTGGACATCATCGACGTGGCGACCGACACGGTCGTCCAGACCCTGCCGGTGGCCAAGAATCCGCACTGGGTGGCCTTCTCGCCGGACGGGCGGACCGCCTACCTGGCCAACCACGAGTCGAACGTGCTGTCGGTGATCGACGTGGCCTCGCGGGCCGTCCTCACCACGATCCCGGTCGGGACCAGCCCGCACAGCGTGGCCGTCTCGCCCGACGGCACCCAGGTGGTCGTCGTCTGCTTCGACAGCAACGACGTCTACTTCATCGATACCGCCACCGACCAGGTCCTGGGCACCATCCCGGTCGGCACCAATCCGCAGGACATCTCCTACAGCGCCGACGGCCAGTACCTCTACACCGCGAATGTGCAGAGCAACACGGTGTCGGTCATCGACGCGGCGACCCGCCAGGTCACCGCGACCATCCCGGTCGACTCGCCGACCAGCATCGGCGTCCTGCCCAACGGCCGGTTCGCCTACGTCACCAATCTGAACGCCGGCACCCTGACGGTGCTCAACACCACGTCCTGACCACCGCACCGTGGAGGTACACCGATGGTTGACCGCCCGACCGGGACGGGTCGATTCGCCGGCCGTACTGCGATCGTCACCGGCGCCAGCCGCGGGATCGGCCTGGCCGTGGCCCAGCGGCTGGTCGACGACGGCGCCCGGGTCGTGGTCACCGGTCGCCAGCAGCCCGCCCTCGATGAAGCAGTCGCCCAGCTGGGGGGATCGGCGCTCGCCCTGGGCGTGGCCGGGCGCGCCGACGACCCGGAGCACCAGGTCGACACGGTGACCCGGACCATCGACACCTTTGGCCGCATCGACTTTCTGGTGAACAACACGGGGATCAACCCGGTCTACGGGCCGCTGATGGACCTCGACCTGGCGGCTGCGCGCAAGGTCGTCGACGTGAACTGCCTGGCTGCGGTGGCCTGGCTGCAGCAGGTGCACCGGGCGTGGCTGGGGGAGCACGGTGGGGCGGTGGTCAACGTGGCCTCGGTGGCCGGTCTGCGCCCGGCCCCGGGCATCGCCCTCTACGGGGCGAGCAAGGCGATGCTGATCCACCTGACCGAGGAACTGGCCGTCGAACTCGGACCCGACATCCGCGTCAACGCCGTCGCTCCCGCCGTGGTCAAGACCCGCTTCGCCACCGCGCTGTACGAGGGTCGCGAGGAACAGGTCGCGGCGGACTACCCGCTGGGCCGGCTCGGCGTGCCGACGGATATCGCCGGCGTGGTCGCCTTCCTGCTCAGCCCGGACGCCGGCTGGATCACCGGGCAGACCGTCGCGGTGGACGGTGGCCTGCTGCTCGCCGGCGGGCTGGTGTGAGCGGGCCGCCCGGCCTCGACCTGGCGCGGCTGGCCGGCTGGTTGCCGGCGGTGCTGCCCGCGGCCGGTCCGCAGTTGCGGGCCGAGCTGATCGCCGGCGGCCGCTCGAATCTGACCTACACGCTCACCGACGGTGAGCAGACCTGGATCCTGCGGCGGCCGCCGCTGGGGGATGTCCTGGCCATCGCGCACGACATGGGCCGCGAGTACCGGGTGATGACGGCCCTGCGGGACACCCGGGTGCCCGTCCCGCGGACCATCGCGCTGTGCCTGGATACCGGTGTGTTGGGCGCGCCGTTCTACCTGATGCAGCGGGTCGCCGGCACCCCGTACCGGCGGGCCGCGGAGCTGGCCGCGCTCGGCCCCACCCGCACCCGACACATCGCCCAGGGCCTGGTCGACACCCTGACCCGGCTGCACGCCGTGGATCCGGATGCGGTGGGGCTGGCCGACTTCGGCCGACCCGAGGGGTTCCTGGCCCGTCAGGTGCAGCGGTGGCGCCGGCAGTTGGACGCGTCCCGGTCCCGGGAGCTGCCCGCGGCCGACGCCCTGCACGACGCGCTCGCCGCCGACGTCCCGGCCGCATCACCGATCGGCATCGTGCACGGGGACTACCGGCTGGACAACGTCCTGGTCGACCAGGACGACCGGCCGGCCGCCGTCATCGACTGGGAGATGGCGACGCTGGGCGACCCGCTCACCGACCTGGCCCTGCTGGTGGTCTACCAGCGGCTGGGCGGGCTGCTCGCACCCCTGGGCCTGGACGCCGCCGCGGCCCCCGGCTACCTCACCGAGGCGCAGGTCCGGGCGCGCTACGCCGCCGGCAGCGACCGGGACATGTCCCGATTCGGTTGGTATCTCGGCCTGGCCTCGTACAAGCTGGCCGGCATTCTGGAAGGCATTCACCTGCGGCACAGCCGCGGCCAGACCGTCGGCGCCGGCTTCGCCGGTATCGGCGAGGCGGTGCCGCCGTTGCTAGCTGCGGGCCTGCGCGCGCTGAGGGAGAACGGCTGATGGACTTCGCCTTTGATGCGCGGACCGAGGAGTTGCGGGCGAACCTGCTGGATTTCCTGACCGGGTCCGTCGAGCCGGCCGAAGCGGTGTTCCATCAGCAACTCGCCGCGGCGGACGACCGCTGGGCGTGGGATGCCGCCCCGGTGCTGGCGCAGTTGCGGGGGCAAGCCCGGCATCGTGGGCTGTGGAACCTGTTCCTGCCCGGCGCCCGTGGAGCCGGCCTGACCACCCTGCAATACGCGCCCCTGGCCGAGATCACCGGTCGGAGCCTGCTGCTGGCGCCGGCCGCGTTGAACTGCGCCGCCCCGGACACCGGAAACATGGAGGTGCTGGACTCCTTCGGCACCCCGGAGCAGCAGCGGGACTGGCTGGACCCGTTGCTGGACGGGAGGATCCGCTCGGCGTTCGCGATGACCGAACCCGAGGTGGCCTCCTCCGACGCCACGAACATCGCCACTCGGATCGAGCGGGACGGCGATCACTACGTGATCAACGGCCATAAGTGGTGGATCACCGGGGCGATGAACCCGAACTGCCGGATCTTCATCGTCATGGGCAAGACCGATCCGGACGCACCCCGGCACCGGCAGCAGTCGATGATCCTGGTCCCTCGGGATACCCCCGGTCTGCAGATCCGGCGGGGCATGGAGGTTTTCGGCTACGACGACCACGAGCACGGTGGTCATGCCGAGCTCACCCTCACCGACGTGCGGGTGCCGGCAAGCAATCTGATCGGTGCCCCGGGGGACGGCTTCGCCATCGCCCAGGCCCGCCTGGGACCCGGCCGGATCCACCACTGCATGCGGGCCATCGGCCTGGCCGAGCGGGCGATCGAGCGGATGTGCGCGCGGGCCGACGAGCGGGTGGCCTTCGGCCGGCCGCTGGCCCAGCAGGGGGTGATCCGGGACTGGATCGCTCAGTCGCGGGTTCGCATCGAGCAGCTGCGGCTGCTGGTGCTCAAGACGGCCTGGCTGATGGACACCGTCGGCAACAAGGGCGCCCACACCGAGATCCAGGCCATCAAGATCGCGACACCCGGGACAAGGCGATCCAGACCCACGGTGCGGCCGGGCTGTCCCAGGACTTCTGGCTGGCCAATGCCTACGCCGCGATTCGCACGCTGCGTTTTGCCGACGGCCCGGACGAGGTGCACCTCAATGCGTTGGCCCGGGCCGAGCTGGCCCGGCAGGCGGCGACCCGCAGTTGATCCGCTGACCCGGACCGGTTCCCCTTGACCCGCCGGGCCTTGGGGCTGCCGTGCCGGCGTTACAGTTCTGTCGTGGCGGATCCGACTCTGTTCGAATGGGCTGGTGGCCGCGAGGCCGTCGGCCGCATGATCAACGCTTTCTACGACCGCGTCGAAGCAGACGCGCTGCTCTCGCCATTCTTTCCGGGCGGGGTGACGGTGCAGCACCGCGAGCACGTCATCGACTGGTGGTCCGAGGTGTTCGGCGGGCCACCCACTTACACCGCCGAACACGGTGGCTACGAGGCGATGCTGAGCCATCACCTCAATCTGGGCATCACGGCCGAGCAGCGTTTCCGGTTCGCCTCCCTGATGTCGCGTGCCGCCGACGACGCCGGGTTGCCGGACGATCCCGAGTTCCGGGCCGCTCTGGTCGGTTATCTGGAATGGGGGACACGTCTGGCTATGGCCAACTCGCAGCCGGGCGCGCCCGTCGTCGAGCACGCTCCGGTCCCCCGGTGGGGCTGGGGAGTCGCTCCGCCCTATCAGCCGTGACCGATCAGCCGGGCTGAATCGAGCGCAGCGCCGTCAGCAGATCCGCGGCCGCGTCGAAGAAGTCGTGCTGTTGGTCGCCGCCGATCTGCACCAGCGCGAGGTCGGTGAACCCGGCGTCGAAGAAGGCCGATGCGGCCTCCACGATGGCGTCGATGTCGTTGCCGCACGGGATCTTCTCGGCGACGTCCGGCACCCGAACGGTGGCCGCGGCCGCGTCGAAGGCCGCGGTGCCGGGCAGTTCGGCATTGACCTTCCAGCCGCTCAGGCTCCAGCGGAAGAGCTGGTGGGCGCGGCGGGCGGCGGCCTCGCGATCGCTGTCCCAGGAGATCGGCAACTGCGCGACCTTGCGGGAGACAGCCTCCGCGGAGCCCGACGAGCTGTCGGTGCGGGCGGCGTCCCACCACTGCCCGAGGCGCGGATCCGGGTCGATGGCGATCATCACCTCGGCCAGCGAGGCGAACAAGGTGCAGGATTGGGCACCCGAGACCGCGATCCCGACCGGTACCCGCTTCTCGGGCAGATCCCACAGCTTGGCCGAGTCGATCCGGAAATGCCGGCCGTCGAAGTTCACGTATCCGCCGTCGAACAGGGCGGAGATGATGGTGGCTGCTTCGACCAGCCGGGCCTGCCGCACGTCGGCCGACGGCCAGCCGGTGCCCACGATGTGCTCGTTGAGGGCCTCACCCGACCCCAGGCCGAGGGTGAACCGGTTGTCCGACAGGATCTGCAGCGTGGCCGCCTGCTGCGCCACCACGGCGGGGTGGTACCGAAACGTCGGCGCGGTGACGTAGGTCATCAGGTCGATCCGCTCGGTCGCTTGGGCGACGGCGCCGAGCGTGACCCAGGCGTTGGGGGAGTGCCCCATCTCGTCGAGCCAGGGAAAGAAGTGGTCGCTGCAGACCGCGAAGTCGAAGCCCGCCCGCTCGGCCGCCACGGCGTGCCTGACCAGCTCGCGCGGGCCGGCCTGTTCCGTCATCAACGTGTAGCCCACCGACACCATGTGCATCCTCACGGTCGATCCGAGGCGGCCCCGCCGCTGTGTGTCCCTCGGACACGAGGTGCCCGGCCGAGCCGATCGACAAACCGGTCCGGCACGGGTGCCCGGGCCACCGTTCCGGTCGCCCTGGCGCTACTTCAGGACGTTGACGGCGCGGGCGATCACCAGCGCAGCCGTCACCAGGGAGACCGCCGACTGCAGCATCATCGCCAGTTTGGTCCACCTGGACATCGGCATGGTGTCGGTCGGGCTGAACGCCGTCGCGTTGGTGAACGAGACGTAGGCGTAGTCGGAGAATCGGGGTTCCCAGTCGCGGAAAGTGGCCGTCTGATCCGCCATCTGCGGAAAGAGGAAGTCCGGGGACTGGTGGGTGCCGGCCGCCCGAGCGGCCGGTCCGCCACGGTCGAACTCCCAGTACCAGAGCCCGAAGATGATCACATTGGTGATCCAGATGTTCGCGCCGGAGGCCAGCAGGGGCGCGGGGTCGTCCGCGCTGGTGCCCGAGATCAGGTCGTCGACCAGCAGCACCACCGCCAGCGCGTTGGCCAGGCTGGCCACCGCGATCAGACCCAGGCTCAGGCCCCGCAACACCGGCGAGGTTCGTTCGATCCGAAAAGGATTGGCCGCGATCAGGACGACCACGATCACCAGCTCGATGGCCGGCAGGGTCCACCGGCCGATCGGGGTCAGGTCACCGGGCAGCCGCAGTTGCAGCAGGATCATCGCCGCGACCGCAATGCTGACCTCCCACCGTTGCTCGCCGCGGGTCTGCTGGCGCCAGGCGGGCCGGTCGTCCGGCGGCGGCCCGCCGGCCGAGGCGCTGGGTCGTGGCGGGGACGGCGGATCGGTCACGGACCTCATTGTCCGCCCCCCGATCACGCCCCGGCCGAAGGCTCACCCGGCCCGAGTAGGGGCCGACCCAGGGAGCGGCTCCGACCGCGGAACTCGGCCACGAGCTCGCCGTCGGCACGGGTGATGGACACGTCGTACAGGCCGCTGCGGCCGAAACGGGCCCGCTCGAGGGCGGTCGCGGTCAGTTGATCGCCCAGCCGGGCGGGGGCGACGAAGACGATGTCGAAGCCCGCGGCCACCGTCACCTCGTCGTAGGTGTTGCAGGCGAACGCGAACGCGCTGTCGGCGAGCGTGGCCAGCACCCCGCCGTGGCAATTGCCCTGACCGTTGACCATGTCCTCGCGTACGCGCATCGTCAGGCTGGCCCGTCCGGGGCCGACGACCGGGGGGCTCATACCCAGCTGCTGGCTGGCCCGGTCCTGCGCCCACATCGCGGCGGCGCACCGCCCGGCCAGCTCATCCGGGCCGGCGGCCGACTCGATCGGCGGAAAGTCCGGCCTGGTCAAGGGTGTCGCCTCCGGTCGGACGAGTCGGCCGCCGGCCGCGACGGGTAGGCGTAGAAGCCCTGGCCGGTCTTTCGACCCAGCTCACCGGCGGCGACCTTGTCGCGGAGCAGTTGCGGCGGGGCGAAACGCTCACCCAGGGTGGCGTGCAGGTACTCGGCGATCGCCAGCCGGACGTCCAGCCCGACCAGGTCGGTGGAGCGCAGCGGCCCCATCGGGTGCCGGTAGCCCAGTTCCATGGCGGTGTCGATGGCCTCGGCGTCGGCGACACCCTCCTCCAGCATCCGGATCGCCTCCAGCCCGAGCAGGACACCCAGGCGGGACGAGGCGAAGCCGGGTCGGTCCTGGACCACGATTCCAGTCTTGCCCAGGGCGCCGACCCAGCCGTCGACCCGGTCGATCAATCCGGGATCGGTGCGGGCGGCAACGACGAGCTCGACCAGCCGGGACGCGGGCACCGGGTTGAAGAAGTGCATCCCGAGGAACCGGTCGGGCCGCCGCAGGGCACCGGCCAGGTCGGTGACCGACAGCGAGCTGGTGTTGGTGGCGATCACGGTGTCGGCGCCGACCGCCGCTTCGACGGCCGTCAGCACGGTGGCCTTGAGCTCGGCCCGCTCGGGCACCGCCTCCACCACCAGGGTGGTGTCCGAGGGCAGCTCGGCGGCCGAATCCAGCAGGGACAGCCGGCCCAGCATGTCCTCGACGCTCTCGGACAGCCGGCCCCGCAGCTGCGCCTGCGCCACCCCGTCGGCGATGCGCTGCCGGGCCGCCCGAGAGGCGTCCCGGCCGGCCTCGACC
This genomic window from Nakamurella multipartita DSM 44233 contains:
- a CDS encoding SDR family oxidoreductase, with protein sequence MVDRPTGTGRFAGRTAIVTGASRGIGLAVAQRLVDDGARVVVTGRQQPALDEAVAQLGGSALALGVAGRADDPEHQVDTVTRTIDTFGRIDFLVNNTGINPVYGPLMDLDLAAARKVVDVNCLAAVAWLQQVHRAWLGEHGGAVVNVASVAGLRPAPGIALYGASKAMLIHLTEELAVELGPDIRVNAVAPAVVKTRFATALYEGREEQVAADYPLGRLGVPTDIAGVVAFLLSPDAGWITGQTVAVDGGLLLAGGLV
- a CDS encoding phosphotransferase family protein yields the protein MSGPPGLDLARLAGWLPAVLPAAGPQLRAELIAGGRSNLTYTLTDGEQTWILRRPPLGDVLAIAHDMGREYRVMTALRDTRVPVPRTIALCLDTGVLGAPFYLMQRVAGTPYRRAAELAALGPTRTRHIAQGLVDTLTRLHAVDPDAVGLADFGRPEGFLARQVQRWRRQLDASRSRELPAADALHDALAADVPAASPIGIVHGDYRLDNVLVDQDDRPAAVIDWEMATLGDPLTDLALLVVYQRLGGLLAPLGLDAAAAPGYLTEAQVRARYAAGSDRDMSRFGWYLGLASYKLAGILEGIHLRHSRGQTVGAGFAGIGEAVPPLLAAGLRALRENG
- a CDS encoding group II truncated hemoglobin, giving the protein MADPTLFEWAGGREAVGRMINAFYDRVEADALLSPFFPGGVTVQHREHVIDWWSEVFGGPPTYTAEHGGYEAMLSHHLNLGITAEQRFRFASLMSRAADDAGLPDDPEFRAALVGYLEWGTRLAMANSQPGAPVVEHAPVPRWGWGVAPPYQP
- a CDS encoding TIGR03557 family F420-dependent LLM class oxidoreductase — encoded protein: MHMVSVGYTLMTEQAGPRELVRHAVAAERAGFDFAVCSDHFFPWLDEMGHSPNAWVTLGAVAQATERIDLMTYVTAPTFRYHPAVVAQQAATLQILSDNRFTLGLGSGEALNEHIVGTGWPSADVRQARLVEAATIISALFDGGYVNFDGRHFRIDSAKLWDLPEKRVPVGIAVSGAQSCTLFASLAEVMIAIDPDPRLGQWWDAARTDSSSGSAEAVSRKVAQLPISWDSDREAAARRAHQLFRWSLSGWKVNAELPGTAAFDAAAATVRVPDVAEKIPCGNDIDAIVEAASAFFDAGFTDLALVQIGGDQQHDFFDAAADLLTALRSIQPG
- a CDS encoding DUF1345 domain-containing protein; translation: MRSVTDPPSPPRPSASAGGPPPDDRPAWRQQTRGEQRWEVSIAVAAMILLQLRLPGDLTPIGRWTLPAIELVIVVVLIAANPFRIERTSPVLRGLSLGLIAVASLANALAVVLLVDDLISGTSADDPAPLLASGANIWITNVIIFGLWYWEFDRGGPAARAAGTHQSPDFLFPQMADQTATFRDWEPRFSDYAYVSFTNATAFSPTDTMPMSRWTKLAMMLQSAVSLVTAALVIARAVNVLK
- the paaI gene encoding hydroxyphenylacetyl-CoA thioesterase PaaI, which encodes MTRPDFPPIESAAGPDELAGRCAAAMWAQDRASQQLGMSPPVVGPGRASLTMRVREDMVNGQGNCHGGVLATLADSAFAFACNTYDEVTVAAGFDIVFVAPARLGDQLTATALERARFGRSGLYDVSITRADGELVAEFRGRSRSLGRPLLGPGEPSAGA
- a CDS encoding 3-hydroxyacyl-CoA dehydrogenase family protein; protein product: MSLPAVVPVRVAVIGGGRMGAGIAQVFLTAGARVAVVEAGRDASRAARQRIADGVAQAQLRGRLSESVEDMLGRLSLLDSAAELPSDTTLVVEAVPERAELKATVLTAVEAAVGADTVIATNTSSLSVTDLAGALRRPDRFLGMHFFNPVPASRLVELVVAARTDPGLIDRVDGWVGALGKTGIVVQDRPGFASSRLGVLLGLEAIRMLEEGVADAEAIDTAMELGYRHPMGPLRSTDLVGLDVRLAIAEYLHATLGERFAPPQLLRDKVAAGELGRKTGQGFYAYPSRPAADSSDRRRHP